The Candidatus Fermentibacter sp. sequence CTTGCGCGGAGCTGCCTTCCGCAGGCATCGCCCCCGGGCACCCGGACGGCTGTCGATCCCGGCGGGCCGGCCTGCCGGCGGGAGATCCGCCGTTGACGCATCATCGACGGGGCCCCAGTATGCGAACGGGAGGTTGGCAAATGGTTGTCGATCCGGTGAAGACGGCATCCGTCTCCGTCGGGCTCGTCGCTCTGCTGGCGGCTGTCCCGGCGCCCTGCCCGGCCTCGCCCACGTTCCTCGCCGCGTATCCGTGCGAGGGGGACGACTTCCTGAGAGGATCGATGGAGGTCTCCGCCGGATACTGGCTCTTCGGATCGGTTCCGGCCTCCGGCAGCGGCGACTCCAGGATACTGGCCGTGGATCCGTATGGAGTGATCCTGCTCGATTCGCTGCCTCCATGCGAGAGCTATGCTGCGTGCCTCTCCCCGGACGGCTGCATCGTCTCGGCTTTCGCGCAGGACGGTATGCCCGTGATCAGGATGGATTCGCAGACCGGCTCGCCGGTCTGGCTCAGGCAGTATCCCGCATACCCGGGCTGCCTTCCCGCGGCGATCACCCCGCGGCCGGGCGGAGGCTACCTGGCTGCCATGGGCGGCAGTTCCGGCTCGCTGGTCCTCGGGCTCGATCCCGGAGGGAACGTCAAGTGGGACGCGGTGATCCCCGCGTCGACGCCCACCGCGATATCCGCAGCGCCCGGGGATACCGCCCTGGTGTCGGTGATCGTCACCGGGGGCTCGGGGGTGGTCATTCTCGATCCCGACGGCCAGACCGCCGGGGGATTCGACTGTCCCGGACTCATCCTGAGAGACATCGAGCCTTTCCAGGGAGATGTCGCTCTGGCGGCGGTGGGGTCCGGTGTGATCCTCTGCGATCGATCCGGCCTGCAGGCATGGCAGTATTCACCACCCGGGGTCGAGGTCTTCGGTCTGGTGGTGTCCGGCGACCGTCTCGCAGCCGCCGGGAGCATCATGGAGGGCTCCGCCAGGAGGAGCTTCCTCGCCCTGCTGGATGCAGACGGAGCTGCCGTCTGGGAACGGAGCTACGGCTACGGCGACTCGTTCCGTTCGATCTCCGTCTCTCCCTGCTCCGACGGCGGATTCTGCTCCGTCGGAGGGTACGACGAGGGGATCTCCCTGGGGTCGTTCGCGATACGCACCGACTCCCTGGGCCTTGTGTGGCCTGATGGAGTCGGAGGGCAGGAACCCGCTCCGGGGACGCCTGTTCTCACGGCATCCTGCAATCCGTCCACATCGTCGATCTGGATCACATATGCCGGCGGACCGCCGCCGGAACGGCTCCTGGTGTTCGATTGCTCGGGGAGGCTGGTGGAGAGACTCTCTCCGACGGACGACGGCAGGTTCCTCTGGGACGGTTCCGGCGAATCAGGGATGGAGGCTCCGGCGGGCGTCTACCTGGTGAGCCCGGCCTCTGGCCACCCGGCTACTGTTCTACGCCTGGTCAGGCTTTAGGCGCTTGTTCCTGCGCCTGCAGGAACAAGCAGGCACGTCAGCGGTCCGCCACGATGTGAACGCGTGAATGGCGGACTGCGAGAGTGCCCGGACTCACCCTCCTGCCGGCTCCGCCGTGCCGCCAGTTTCGCTGTGCGAAACTGGTGGGTGGCACTACAGCATGACGAGGCGGTGGAGCGAAGCCCCCGACCGTGTCGAAATCCTCACGAGGTATACCCCCGGAGCGAAGCCGCCGATCCCGGTCTCGTTGACCCCGGCTGCGGCCGGGATCGCGGGCGCCTCCTGCACGAGCCTCCCCGAGACGTCGAAGACCGACACGTCCACGGCCGCTGCGGAATCCAGGACGAATCTCACGGTCGCCAGGCCCGCCGCCGGATTGGGGAAGACGCACGACGAGGAGATGATCCCGATGCCTTCATCCTCGATGCCGCCCATGTCCCGGCAGTAGCGGTTGATCATGCCGGTTTCGGGGTCGCTGAAGTAGAAGCGGTTGTACTCGGATGCGGGTCCGACTCCTCTGGCGCTCTCGTATTCGCCGAATCCCAGTGTATCGTAGCTGTCCGGATCGGAGTAGCACCTCACGGGTGAAATCGAATCCTCGCATGCAACCGGTATCACGTCCCACGACCGGGGAGGCCCGATGTCGTACACCTCGGGACAGCCCTCGATATCGAGGTAAACCTCCATGGGAGCAGATCCGACCGGAAGCCGGACCTCGTAGACGATCCGGGTGGCCGAGTCGATGAAGAACAGCGCGACCGTATACGGACTGGAGTCCAGGACACCGATGTCCAGGCCGGTTATGGTCAGAACGCCGCTGTCGGAGAAGTCATGGGTCGCGATGATGGTACCGCTCGTGTCCATCTCGTGGATCAGCGCCGTGCCTGCCTCTGAGAACCAGAGGCGGTTCTCTACAGCCCCGCCGAAGCCGAGGCCCACCGGAGTGTTGCAGGTGAAGGGCAGTGGAATCGTATCCTGGGGCACTCCCGTCCAGTTGTTTACCTTGTAGATCACGCCGTCGACCGGATCCATCGCGTAGACAGAGAGGCCATCCCCGGCCAGCGCGGTGATGTCGTCTCCCGGGGCGGGGAAGCTCCTCTCGACGAACTGGGCGTCTGCCGCCGACACAAGAAGCACGGCAGGAATGACGAAACCTGCGATCCTCATGGCCTCGCTCCTCCCTCCCGATGATCCCGTAGTGATTCCAATATCGAGGCATCGTATACGGTGGTCAATCATCCGTCTGCATGCCGTGCAACTCGTGACTCCAGCAGCCCATACGGTCACTTCGCGCAGGCGAAACTGACCGGATCGGCAGCGATCGGTCA is a genomic window containing:
- a CDS encoding T9SS type A sorting domain-containing protein — translated: MRIAGFVIPAVLLVSAADAQFVERSFPAPGDDITALAGDGLSVYAMDPVDGVIYKVNNWTGVPQDTIPLPFTCNTPVGLGFGGAVENRLWFSEAGTALIHEMDTSGTIIATHDFSDSGVLTITGLDIGVLDSSPYTVALFFIDSATRIVYEVRLPVGSAPMEVYLDIEGCPEVYDIGPPRSWDVIPVACEDSISPVRCYSDPDSYDTLGFGEYESARGVGPASEYNRFYFSDPETGMINRYCRDMGGIEDEGIGIISSSCVFPNPAAGLATVRFVLDSAAAVDVSVFDVSGRLVQEAPAIPAAAGVNETGIGGFAPGVYLVRISTRSGASLHRLVML